From Rhododendron vialii isolate Sample 1 chromosome 7a, ASM3025357v1:
ACACATGGATATGACATTGCGAAACGTTGAAAAACGAGTCATTTCAGTATCAATTCAATGGGGTTTTGTGTTGTCGTAATTTGGGGAAATTCAATTTCCTTCTCATCTTTTATATTTCGCCTGTTTTCTGGAAAAAAGGAGAGTCTTTCAGAATGTGGAATTGTTGAGAAAGAAACAATTGTGTCCCCTCTAATGTGCCTAGCACAACATTTACGTGTAAAAATCTTTTAAGGTTATGCATCTTCATCTTATAcatgtgtttctttttcttttccatttcgtTAGAAATTCAAGATTTTGTCGTTAGATTTGCGTGCCGATTAGGGCTTGATATCTGTGAGCTTAGAATTCGTGAATTGAGATGAGCATCTTTGCCTCTGTTTTCTCTGCTTTATATGTCTTGGTAGCTGATGGGCAACTTCGCACTTTTTTgaagagatatatatatatatatatatatatatatatatatatatatatatatatatatatagacacacacacacacacacacatattatcTTCAAGCTAACTGAAAGTACTTGATGAATTTTTCTTTAAGGTACAAGGAACTTCGCTTTTGGAAATGAAATGAGGGTTTGGGGCCAATTTAGCATTCTTATATATGTTCAGGATCTCAACTACTTTGACACTGGGAAGGGAATCTGTATTCATGTGATTGTTCAGAGAAATGAATGGCTAGGGTTTTAGTAGAataggatttttctttttgaacagcACCCTTTCAAGCAAACTGAAGGCAGCGCGCCGTTCGTGTAAATGAATTGAGGAGCTTATAGAAAATTACTTGGCCCCTTTGTTCAGATCATAACTCCTTTGAGATCTGTGTTTCAAGTCTTTTGATCTGCAATATAGATCAAAGACGGTTTGAATGGAACCGCTCTTACAACTCCCAATCTGCCATTATAGGTTCATGTGTGACGTACTCTGATTGTGGTTGTGTTGGTAATTATGGTTTTCAGGTTTCTTCCGAGGTAACAGCAGCGGAGAAAAGAAGGTGGACTCTCAATGACTTTGACATCGGAAAGCCTCTCGGAAGGGGGAAGTTTGGCCATGTCTATTTGGCAAGGGAAAAGAGGGTCAGTTATCTTGAATTCTTATATTTTACAGTATGTGTTTTAGTTATGCAATGCTTTGTCATGTATCAGTTGGTACACGTTGCCTCAGGATTAGTACTTTTCGTTAGAGCCTGCTCCTTGCTGTTTTCTTATCTCCTGAAATTAATTTTGCCCAAAAAATTGTTTGCTAGCTCGTTAGAAATCCTAACGAAAATTGTGATATTTGAACTGTCTTACTATTTAAGGAGTTCATCGTGACTGTGCAAGGTAAGTTCTAAGCTTTGGTTCTCCAGCAGCTGAACAAAGCTTTGGCGACTGTTTCTTCTGTCGCCGCTAATGTTCAGCTGATTAGCAATTGTATTTGTGTTAATGTTCAGCTGATGGGCAATTAAATCTATTTCATTCTGGACAGAGCAATCACATTGTGGCACTAAAAGTGCTTTTCAAGAGCCAGCTGAAACAGTCTCAGGTTGAGCATCAGCTTCGCCGCGAAGTTGAAATTCAGAGTCATCTTAGACACCCCAATATTCTACGCCTCTATGGATACTTCTATGATCAGGTATTGTCAATGTTAATCATGCTTCTCAGCTTTCCATATTGTTAATTTTCTACCTTTGGTTCACCTGACTAGTTAGCTCTTTTGGAATACAATCACTGCAGAAACGAGTGTATTTGATATTGGAATATGCAGCCAAGGGTGAACTCTACAAGGAGCTACAGAAGTGTAAATACTTCAGCGAAAGACGTGCTGCAACTGTGAGTTTCCATTCcttagtttctttttttccccttttccaatTTAGTTCCCATCGTATTTCCCATCACAATCAAGTAGCTTGGAGTTGACATTTTGACGGTTCTAGTTTTTATCTTGAATATTGATTTTCTAAAACTATTGCTTTTGCAAACTGCGAGTTTCCATGCcttagtttcttttttcttttttccctcttttccaATTTAGTTTCCATTGTGTTTCCCATCATAATCAATTAGCTTGGAGTTGACATTGTTGACAGTTCTAGTTTTTATCTTGAATATTGATATTGATTTTCTAAAACTATTGCTTTTGCAAACTGGTTGTGCGGTACAGTATGTGGCATCATTAGCTCGAGCCCTAATCTACTGTCATGGAAAGCATGTAATTCACAGAGATATTAAACCAGAAAATCTCTTGATTGGGGCGCAGGTAATAACCAACATTTAGTCTTTTAAATTGCTATGGACTTAATTTGTGGTTTAGTTGTAACAATTTGGGTTTCTTTCAGGGTGAACTCAAAATTGCAGATTTTGGGTGGTCAGTGCACACTTTCAACCGTAGGCGGACCATGTGTGGTACATTGGATTACCTCCCACCAGAGATGGGTATGTTCATTTGGCAAAGGATGCAGTATATAAGCTGTTtgcttctcttctttctctgtCCCGGGAGTATTGTCACCATTACCAAATCTTTCGAGTTTTGCTCAAAATTGTATAATGTTGTGAAGACTTCATGAGATATGCAAACAAAATGGCTCATATATAGGTGTAGTGATGATAGATTTGCAATtgacctttttttattttattttcacaGTGGAGAGTGTCGAGCATGATGCAAGTGTAGACATATGGAGCCTTGGTGTCCTGTGCTACGAGTTTCTTTACGGGGTTCCTCCTTTCGAAGCAAAGGAACACTCAGACACATATAGAAGGTGAAGCGGAAATGCAAAATGGTTATAGTTAGTATGTTCAAATAATCAGGTCTTGCTAGTCACCACCTAATTGGAGATGGATAATAAACGCACATAATGTGAAAAGTATCTGTACAAAATCACATATACACACTCAGATTTATGGTACTCTTCACATAAAATGCACTTTTCCCATATAAACGGGATTAAAATTTTGCCTTACAAGCTAGTACTTAGCAATGTTTATCTATGAATGAAataggtgatttttttttccggtattGGATTAAATTTGACGTATATCTTGTTAGGTATGTGTATGTACACCTCTAACTCAATTTGGGCATGGCTTGTTAATTCCTTGTACAGGATTGTACAAGTCGATTTAAAGTTCCCTCCAAAGCCAATAGTCTCTTCAGCAGCAAAGGATCTCATTAGTCAGGTTCCAATTCTTTCTTTACATACTAAATATAAACTCCATTTTCGCTACATGGTAATTTAAAGTTTGACAACTTTGTTTTGCTGCCTTTCGTTTTTCAATGACAGATGCTTGTCAAGGATTCTTCACAAAGATTGGCACTGCACAAGCTTCTTGAGCATCCATGGATTGTTCAGAATGCAGATCCTTCTGGCACTTATAGGAGTTAACCAAGGCACTGTCAAATAGTATCAAGTTCAATGATATACAAGAATAGCCCTTCTGACCGTATGCCAATCTATTTTAGCAATCATTAGGGTGTATTCTTGATGTAATATGTAAGGAGATATGAGCCACATTGAACAATTAGGTTTTCTTACCAAAAGTCAGGAGCAAAATGTTTTGTGCAAGATTATCCTGTCTATTCAAGAGCCTTGAGGTCTAAATTCTTTGGAGTCACATTGGATGTCTCTCCTAGAAGCAATAAAATCTATCCTTTCATGCTTTCCCCTCAAATTGTTTTATCTCGATCCCTTTGTTTTTGGTAAGTTAGTTGTGACCAATAAGGCACCAAAAAGAGTCGGACATTCATTCCATCGTGCGATTTCTTAAGGCCATTTCCGGATATTTTGTATTACGGGAGATTTTTTTTACAAGGGAATGGACAACGACGAGAGAAACGAAATACAAAATTTAGcctttttgttgtcttttcacttccatcttttcatttccttCATAAGAGGCCTCAACAGATTCATATCCAAACGCACAACAATAAGCACCCTGTCTTAGATGATGTTAGTTTCTTAGCTCATGTAGTTTGGGAAAACTAAAGTTCACCGGCCATTGTAACAAGACAAAATCAAGCACTATTCCTCAAAAAGCTGACAAGAAGCCTAATACAGTCTATTTACCAAAAAGTTCGAATCAGGAACAACCTAAttcaaaattgacaaaatattttgcCAGATCTGGGATTATCAAGGATTAATTAGATGATGTAGTTTCTTAGCTCATGTAGTTTGGGAAAACTAAAGTTCACCGGCCATTGTAACAAGACAAAATCGAGCACTATTCCTCAAAAAGCTGACAAGAAGCCTAATACAGTCTATTTACCAAAAAGTTTGAATCAGGAACAACCTAAttcaaaattgacaaaatattttgcCAGAGCTGGAATTATCAAGGATTAATTAGATGATGTAGTTTCTTAGCTCATGTAGTTTGGGAAAACTAAAGTTCACCGGCCATTGTAACAAAACAAAATCGAGCACTATTCCTCAAAAAGCTGACAAGAAGCCTAATACAGTCTATTTACCAAAAAGTTCGAATCAGGAACAACCTAAttcaaaattgacaaaatattttgcCAGATCTGGGATTATCAAGGATTAATTAGATGATGTAGTTTCTTAGCTCATGTAATTTGGGAAAACTAAAGTTCACCGGCCATTGTAACAAGATAAAATCGAGCACTATTCCTCAAAAAGCTGACAAGAAGCCTAATACAGTCTATTTACCAAAAAGTTCGTCCAATGGTTGCCTTCTCCCTACTTTCCCTGAAAACAGCAAAACCTCCCCCGACCAAATGTTCCTTGAGAATAGTCCTAACCTGGCCTTTAAGGAAATCATTGTCAAGCACCAGAAGCAAGCTTCCGTGATCAGAATAGGGCTGCTTCCACAGTTTTTGCTTCTTGTTTGTATATACGAAAGCATATAGATGCATACATCAATAGAGATGACATTCACCCTGCAAAGCTGATGATTACTAAAAGAGCTTTGATAAACAAATAACATTGCCAGCACAGTTTTGACCAAAAAATGTTCTTCTCAAATATGAACAACAGAAGTTCTGTGCAAAAAATGAACATAAGTGTCTTCAAACACAAATTGGAACTCTCATATCAAATTTCTATCTGCTACAATTACAAAGTCACTGCATGCAGTTGAGGCATCCTAACAGAGCTGAAGAGTTGAACATTGTTCCTACACGACCTGATCAATTCGATTATGGTTAATCCGGAACATCCGTTGCAGATTCAGGGAGATCAATTTGCAGTGGGTTCATATGATGCTGGTAATTTCCCTTAATTACCTGGTTGGTGGTCATCTTTACAATTCTCCCCATCCAACAAGCCTGTTGGAGGCTCCTCCTGCTTTTTTGCTTCAGCTATATCTTTGGGACCCAAGAAGCTTGGCTGATTGGTTGAAGAGAGGAGCCTTGCCCACATCCTGTCTGTTATCACCACCATGTTTTGTTTCTCAGTGATACGCTGCACATTCAAAATACAAATGGTCAGTGTTATACGGTACTTTAACTTTCAACCAAGAGTTGACAAACTGGAATCTTCGTCATGTATCAAAATCCCATATTTCCGAGAAGTGAATTAAACAGAAGTTTAAGGCTCAGCAATGACTTCAGAGTACATAAAAAAATGCTAGTTACCAAAATAGGAAGTATACACTATAAGTATAGAATGCAGTAATTCACAACATCAATACCGACTTGATCAAGTCATCAAACAAGTAAAGTGCTAGAAATGATTGCCACATTATCTATTTTGATCATCTTTTGTTGAGAAGTGCAGATATATGACAAAAGATATGGTGTGATAATAAGGGATTTTAGAATGCAGTAATTCACAACATCATTACTGACTTGATCAAGTCATCAAACAAGTGCTAGAAACGATTGCCACATTATCTATTTTGATCATCTTTTGTTGAGAAGTGCAGATATATGACAAAAGATATGGTGTGGTCAAGGCTGGGACTTAGAGGTTTGGTCCATCCTAAGGGCTTAGGTTTGAAACCTCCCAAGTGCTATCAAGGGGGGTTTTTTCCCAGCTTTACTTGGGCTCCCCGCCACTGGACAGCGGGATTGTCCCCcaagattagtcaaggtgcactCAAGCTAACCCAGacacctaagttatcaaaaataaaGGGAGCCCATTTTCCCCATACACAGTGAACACCCGCTCCAGACCAGTCATAGAAGGTGGGTTTCAGACAAACTTTTCCCCCAGTAGGAGCGGTAAGGTGGAACTCAGAGAATCCCCATTCGGATATCAGGCAGGTACGGTCCATACTATCCACATCCTCGAACACCTGCCCCGTATCCCGTTCTAAGTTTACACCAAAATATGTTATAAGATTAATTCCAAATttgtttttgctactttttgaaCTATGTTGCTTGTAGCAAACCTATGTGAACTGTTACAATTCGAATGGGATTTTTTCAGTGGACTTCCATATTCCATATTTCGTTTTATCAAGCTCATGAATTACTTGGTCAAGTGGTTTGAATATAGGTACATTCGTGGAAACCAGATTCCCATTGGGAGACTGCTTTGGTGGTTGAATAATGCCAATGTGGGAATGGGGCGGAGATAGAAAGGATCAGGGATGGAGTAGGGTCCCCAGACCCATACTATCGAACTTCATAGTCATGCTTAGAAAACAGTCTTACACTACTCAATTTCAGGTATTCTAGTTTTTTTGTTCATTCTCAAATCCCCTTGGTACACATCAAAAAGAAGAGAGCTGGTAGATATTGCACCAACGTGTTCTTGCCAATGCCAAGACAGATTTATTAAATGAACTTAAAGGAGGCAAGCTTGACATGGTAGGCAATCGTGGCTGGGAATCCAAATGCAGAGACCAATAATCGAAACAAGATGATAAGTCCATAGATCAGAGGACCCATTTCCCAAACATCATCTTTCATTACTATCTCTGAAATCAATACACATTGTAGACTCTGTAAGCTAAACTAAATCCGCAAACAAGTACCTTAGATCCACTTCATCAAACCTAGCACAGTACAGGAACTAACAAATAAGCTCCAGCTTGCTCACTCACTTAAAAACATGAGCGGGCCAGTTATTGCGTCCAAAGTGAGTTATTCATACCTCCCAGGTTCTGAATCTTAAAGAAGTGCATGACCAGATTGGAAGCACCAAGGTTAATTCGCAATGGACGAACTCACCTAGCCATGACAGGAGAGCATGGCTCCACTCATTTGCAACCCACTAAGACAAAAAGAGGACATAGGAGATGTAATATTCATACTGGCTGGAAATGAAAATGGAGGAGTGAATCATGATGGGCAAGGGACACCtatgaaaaaatcatttttgataCATTCAATCAGCTATCCTCCTTGCATGAGAAATTTAGGAGGATCAAGGATGTTGCTCATAGACTTGAAAGCAATATGGATAAAAGGGAGGAATACATTAGGGGTGTTGTGTTATTACAGATTTGCTACATATAAGGGGTTTTCGTATAAGGCTACTAAAAGGCCACAAAGTTTGGGGAGGCAGGGGGAAGGGAGGGAAATACTATATTCAAAGAATGATGCAACTAAAACAAGAATGGCTTCattaccacacacacacacacacacacacaaaaaaaaaaaaaaaaggtatgctCAGATACAAGTGGTTTCATGAAAAGATAGAAGTGAAATAACTCCATTCGAGATGGAGTGAGCATGTGGATTGTAGACCAACTTAACACCTTAAATGGTGGTAGTGGTTGGTATGttgccaaaataaaaaaggaaggttaAGAACGGCACACATTGAGGCTATAAGGATGGATATCTCGCCTTATACTTGACAGAGGATATGTCACTGACTACAGTCAATTAGAAATAACAGAAACCTGTATCCAATCCCAAGTACTGTGGCGCTGAGTTGAGTTTTGATTTAGACAAGTGTACAGACCCCAAGAGCCCCCAATGTACAGAAAATGCACATTGTTAGTTTCTCCAGCACCCCACAACGCTGTTTGTTTGacaataaaacattttacccaTTTTCAGGTTTTGGTCTAAAAAACCTCTGTAAAACATTTTCCTCAGTAAATCATTTTACCTTAGAAGGCGTAAAATGACTTACCCAAGGAAATCTCGTAAGTTGTTTTCCAAGATGACATGTCTCTCTCCTCCGACAACTCAACAAACACCTCCCCCAACACCTCAGTTGGCATGACAAAGTTCAAATCTCAAGGTTTCACAACTGACTGTCCAATTCGTATTGCTATAAAGAGATCTATGGCAGCACCTCTTTGACCTCTTTGCATAATTTgatctcttcttcttcaatttccCCCCTTATTCTTTCCATAGTAGCATTCTACGGGAGCTATCAGTGATCAGTGGCAATGTTTTGGGTTGCTTGCTTGACATGCAAAACCAATCATTTACTATGGGAGGATTTCTAATTCTCCAAAAAAGTTCATAATAAGAGCTACCGTGGATTTTCTGATCGAATCGTGTGAAGTTTTGGACCTTTAAGGACATAATCAGTGGGCTTCTGTGTGAATAGCAGTGTTGCTGGTTTGGTGGGGTACTCCTATTGTAAGTTCTAGTAGAAGTATTTTGTTCCACACCAAATGTATGCGGGAACTTTTTGTCACAAACTAGTTTTGAAGTCAGACAAacaacgaaaataaaaaaattcacaaagaTTTTacagtaaaatgttttacatgaaaAAAGATTCACGTTAAATATTTTACgccgaaacaaacggagccttaaggAAAAATGTTCTCACACTCAGAAgtccaatgttctaaaaatctcTAGGTGCTTGTCGAGCGGAAGAGGgtcgcctagcgcctaggctgACTAGAGATTAGTctgtttattcattttttaaaaaaaaaatttccccctCCCCAAAGTTTTGAGTAAGAAACGACATAAGACCCAAAAGTAGGTAGTGACAACTAACTAGTCAAACACAAAGTAAAATCCCAAATAGACAAATAGCAAACATCAAAGTCAAACTGTTAGGTTAAtcatctcctcctcttctctccaTATCCCTACAAAACATGGTCTCCATCGGACTCAAAGGGAAAATTCTCATCTTCCATGGATAGCCGATTTAGGGCTTTTGTATGTCATATAAATTGTTAAATACCACTTAACACACTGTACTTTTTATTATTACATCTAAACCCCACAAACAATTTTAAAATCACGAAATATACGACGATTAATCGGCACTTTGTCGATTAGTCACCACCTCACCAATTAATCGGCGACTACTGTAAAAATGCCTAATGCCTAGACCCTAAAATCTAGGAGTTGGGGGTctgcctagcgcctaggcaaACTTTTACAACACAGCAAACGTCATGATTCATTATTCAATTGCATCAACAGTAATGATTCTTCACTGAAGTACCTAGTCCATAAATAATTTATACCAAGTAACAACAGTTGTGTGCATCACGAAAAGAGGTGCTAATAGAGGTCTAAAAGCGTTGGTACAAGTACTGAAATGAAAGCCAGGCTGCACAAGGATAACAATAACGCATCCAGTCCTTTGAAGTGGACTCAGTTCTTAAATAACGAAAGAAAATTGGCTCACAGAACGCAGTTCACAAGTTAACGTTTAAAATATTCATTTCAATATTGACATTACTAGTTAGTCACATGTACCATTATGTTAAGGATACAATTACGTTTTGAGTTGGATACCATTGATACACCCGTACAGGGACGTAACATCTTACTTAACTTATCCTATTTTCTTCGATCTTACTTTACTTATCCTATTTTCCTCCGAGTAAACACATTCACATGCTATACTGACTAAAAAAGCACAGTGCAATCATGAAGTAAATATAGGATGTAGAGGAACATACATTAAAAGGAATATAAGTCTGTCTGCCATTAACAAGCCCACTAGTGAAACCTGTATATCCTGCCATAGCTCCATGAACTGCACTTTGAGCAAGCAGTGTGCAGTAAACATTGTCTGATGCATTGCTTGGAATAGCCCGGATCATATATGTGGGATCTGCCAAACAACTTGGTTAGGtcgcatttttttttctttcatacgCATGCTAAGTATTGTGCacaccgatgctctggactatcaatgaaggaagcatggtaatgtgcacataaattgaattgggtctctaggcctgccctctctgatgccattcgGCTTttatttgggggcatggttccacagcaaaacaggtataggggagccactgtttcagtggtattttgagagcagccactttgtgcatattgccaaaggttaggt
This genomic window contains:
- the LOC131333210 gene encoding serine/threonine-protein kinase Aurora-1, which encodes MAIAAETQQEEKVSSEVTAAEKRRWTLNDFDIGKPLGRGKFGHVYLAREKRSNHIVALKVLFKSQLKQSQVEHQLRREVEIQSHLRHPNILRLYGYFYDQKRVYLILEYAAKGELYKELQKCKYFSERRAATYVASLARALIYCHGKHVIHRDIKPENLLIGAQGELKIADFGWSVHTFNRRRTMCGTLDYLPPEMVESVEHDASVDIWSLGVLCYEFLYGVPPFEAKEHSDTYRRIVQVDLKFPPKPIVSSAAKDLISQMLVKDSSQRLALHKLLEHPWIVQNADPSGTYRS